The Eleutherodactylus coqui strain aEleCoq1 chromosome 13, aEleCoq1.hap1, whole genome shotgun sequence genome includes a window with the following:
- the RGS19 gene encoding regulator of G-protein signaling 19 isoform X4: MSRYDRKQPTRNHRSNPCCLCWCCCCSCSWNEDRNRRRRLSRDTKLETVPHCEVCSKPSSEEIYSWSHSFEKLMKNPAGRNVFREFLRTEYSEENMLFWLACEELKKDNSKNSTEEKARMIYEDYISILSPKEVSLDSRVREVINRKMQEPSTHTFDDAQLQIYTLMHRDSYPRFLNSGIYKSLLQNISRSSSEL, translated from the exons ATGTCACGCTATGACAGGAAGCAGCCCACCCGGAACCACCGGTCCAATCCCTGCTGCCTCTGCTGGTGTTGctgctgcagctgttcctg GAATGAAGATCGTAACAGACGCCGGAGATTGTCACGAGACACCAAGTTGGAGACTGTGCCTCACTGCGAGGTCTG CTCCAAACCGTCCTCGGAAGAGATATACAGCTGGTCGCATTCATTCGAGAAGCTGATGAAGAACCCAGCCGGTCGCAACGTGTTTCGGGAGTTTCTGCGCACTGAGTACAGCGAGGAGAACATGCTCTTCTGGCTGGCATGTGAGGAGCTGAAGAAAGACAACAGCAAGAACAGCACCGAAGAGAAGGCGCGCATGATCTACGAGGATTATATCTCCATCCTGTCGCCAAAAGAG GTCAGTCTGGATTCTCGAGTCAGAGAGGTAATCAACCGGAAGATGCAGGAGCCCTCCACCCACACGTTTGACGACGCTCAGTTACAGATTTACACCCTCATGCACAGAGACTCCTACCCACGATTCCTCAACTCGGGCATTTATAAATCCCTCCTGCAGAACATTTCACGCTCCAGCTCGGAGTTGTAG
- the RGS19 gene encoding regulator of G-protein signaling 19 isoform X3: MCEGGSGHVCIVQYTGPDPSESPMSRYDRKQPTRNHRSNPCCLCWCCCCSCSWNEDRNRRRRLSRDTKLETVPHCEVCSKPSSEEIYSWSHSFEKLMKNPAGRNVFREFLRTEYSEENMLFWLACEELKKDNSKNSTEEKARMIYEDYISILSPKEVSLDSRVREVINRKMQEPSTHTFDDAQLQIYTLMHRDSYPRFLNSGIYKSLLQNISRSSSEL; the protein is encoded by the exons TACACAGGGCCCGACCCCAGCGAGTCTCCCATGTCACGCTATGACAGGAAGCAGCCCACCCGGAACCACCGGTCCAATCCCTGCTGCCTCTGCTGGTGTTGctgctgcagctgttcctg GAATGAAGATCGTAACAGACGCCGGAGATTGTCACGAGACACCAAGTTGGAGACTGTGCCTCACTGCGAGGTCTG CTCCAAACCGTCCTCGGAAGAGATATACAGCTGGTCGCATTCATTCGAGAAGCTGATGAAGAACCCAGCCGGTCGCAACGTGTTTCGGGAGTTTCTGCGCACTGAGTACAGCGAGGAGAACATGCTCTTCTGGCTGGCATGTGAGGAGCTGAAGAAAGACAACAGCAAGAACAGCACCGAAGAGAAGGCGCGCATGATCTACGAGGATTATATCTCCATCCTGTCGCCAAAAGAG GTCAGTCTGGATTCTCGAGTCAGAGAGGTAATCAACCGGAAGATGCAGGAGCCCTCCACCCACACGTTTGACGACGCTCAGTTACAGATTTACACCCTCATGCACAGAGACTCCTACCCACGATTCCTCAACTCGGGCATTTATAAATCCCTCCTGCAGAACATTTCACGCTCCAGCTCGGAGTTGTAG
- the RGS19 gene encoding regulator of G-protein signaling 19 isoform X2, with protein MGIGEQGQQMHPLGEPSMGCKYTGPDPSESPMSRYDRKQPTRNHRSNPCCLCWCCCCSCSWNEDRNRRRRLSRDTKLETVPHCEVCSKPSSEEIYSWSHSFEKLMKNPAGRNVFREFLRTEYSEENMLFWLACEELKKDNSKNSTEEKARMIYEDYISILSPKEVSLDSRVREVINRKMQEPSTHTFDDAQLQIYTLMHRDSYPRFLNSGIYKSLLQNISRSSSEL; from the exons TACACAGGGCCCGACCCCAGCGAGTCTCCCATGTCACGCTATGACAGGAAGCAGCCCACCCGGAACCACCGGTCCAATCCCTGCTGCCTCTGCTGGTGTTGctgctgcagctgttcctg GAATGAAGATCGTAACAGACGCCGGAGATTGTCACGAGACACCAAGTTGGAGACTGTGCCTCACTGCGAGGTCTG CTCCAAACCGTCCTCGGAAGAGATATACAGCTGGTCGCATTCATTCGAGAAGCTGATGAAGAACCCAGCCGGTCGCAACGTGTTTCGGGAGTTTCTGCGCACTGAGTACAGCGAGGAGAACATGCTCTTCTGGCTGGCATGTGAGGAGCTGAAGAAAGACAACAGCAAGAACAGCACCGAAGAGAAGGCGCGCATGATCTACGAGGATTATATCTCCATCCTGTCGCCAAAAGAG GTCAGTCTGGATTCTCGAGTCAGAGAGGTAATCAACCGGAAGATGCAGGAGCCCTCCACCCACACGTTTGACGACGCTCAGTTACAGATTTACACCCTCATGCACAGAGACTCCTACCCACGATTCCTCAACTCGGGCATTTATAAATCCCTCCTGCAGAACATTTCACGCTCCAGCTCGGAGTTGTAG